The sequence GTCTCTAGACACACACGTCTATGTCTGTTGCACCTGTAACTAACCTGGCATGCTGGAACTACAGAGGTGTGTGTACCAGACATAGGACAGGAAAGCAGACAGGATGTGATGTTGTAGATCCAGAACCCTAGTGCTGCCTGTCATTGAGATGGGATAAGTAATAATAGCAGTTATGGATTCATTGTTGATGCTTGTTATGAATATGTTCTACCAGGAAAGACTCAGCGAGATGACAGCATCTCGCCTCGGTGAGCTTCCTGGAAGTACAGAGAGTGCTGGGGACCAATCAGACTTACCGCCACAGAGACAAGTATATACACCCCCAGTGTTCCATCTGCTGTTATTGGCTTGTTTCATCCAGTGTTTTGGTTCCTCATGTTCCAGCTTTGGTGCATCAGATCATGGACGGTTAGGCAGAGCTGTATCAGGCCTATACACCAAACATCAGGCATTGCCAAACCGAAGCACAGTGACCTAGACACAATGTTTTGTCATTCTGGTCCTTTAAGCTTGTTTCTTAGTTTTCTGAATCACATTACTTTTGTTTGTTGTCTAATTATAGAATTTTTTCTGAAACAGCAATTTTGTTCATAATTTTTCTCAAAGAACGGGTTGGTTCATTACATTAGAGAAAGCGGTGATCAGTGTCATGATTTTTCTTTTACCATAAAAACATATGTCTTTAACTGTTTGACATGAAAAACTATCTTTTTATTTTGACTTATATGAAAGAAACAAACAATGTTTAAAATCATCATGTTCTCCAGGGGTTTGGTTTTTAACAATCTTATTTTAGACATTTTTGTATTCATGTCAAATAACACGTGTGTTAGTGTAGGTTCATGGATCTTATCGTATGGCAGATGACAGATGTTTGCTCTCGGTTGTTCTGTGTTGCAGGAgttgagagatggagaagaggtgCTCGCTCGATGGACAGACTGTCGATATTACCCTGCTAAGATAGAGTCATTCAACAAGGACAGTGAGTATGACTTTGCTGGAAGTcctttttgattttttttgtcttttaaaaCCAGTACTGATACATTGGAATTCTTGGTCCGGCTATTCTCTGCAGTTTTCCATCAATCTAACCATAGTCTTACTTGGTGTTTCTAAACATCGAGGCGTTACTGGACATTAGGGGTGGGAATCGTTTAGTACctttcgattcttggggtcacgattcgcTCGAAAATTCAatttgtaataataataatttgtattaaATATTTAAGGCcgattttgttttacatttgtgaatcgcttGAAAacggaattgcgattcaaatgtgaataaaacatttttccCCACCCCTACTGGACATTACATTTATTGGATAGAAACCCCCCACCTCATGTTTGACCTCTGTTTCTCAGCTGGTACCTACACGGTGCAGTTCTACGACGGGGTTGTCCGCTGTGTGAAGAGGATACATATCAAGTCCATGCCAGAGGATGCAAAAGGCCaggtgagagaaaaagacaccAGGCCTCAAACACTGTCAAGTTTTTCAAACCCAGTTTAGTGTGGCATCCCAGTTCAGATAGTAACACAAATaccctgacgtcacaggcctcgTTCAATTCAACATGAGCTTCACACACAAGCTAAATAAGTCTTAAAATGGCTGCGGCTGTGAGATGCAGACATACTTGGACTGTGTCATTAAGTGTGtgcctccttttccctctctttgcAGAAGGTAAAAAAGACAGCAGGGCCTGGCAGGATAGAGCAGGATCTGGCATCTGCAGGGTCCCAACCCATAGACCACACCTTAATCTTATCTACCAGCTAATGTATCTCTGTAGCTTCAGACTGGAAGGAATAGAACACTGATTGTCTAAGCTGCCAGCTATGAGTGGGAACCGGATACACTGTCAGATGCTGATTGTAAAGGGTTGAGATGATTGCTCAAATCCATTTTTGTAGCTTGAACTTATTCTGTTAGTAGTAGTTCCAATACTTGTGTGTTGAGGTCCAGTCTGTTTTTGACCACCTGCCCCATACCCACCAGCAACacatgtctctctgtcaggaCTGGGTGGCGTTGGTAAAGGCCGCCTCGGCCGCCGCCAGGAACAGAGGCAATAGTAAACCTCGGACCAGCGCCAACAGTAACAAAAACCGCGATGAGGGCCGCGGAGAGCGCTCCGAGGATGAAGACGCCGAGGACGACTTCGATGACGacgagcaggaagaggagagcaacTCTGACAAACCTGGTACTTCAACCCTACCTCGCCTCCGCCTTACAGCGTTAGAACCGCTGTGATGCCGGATGCCTTTCCCTGTTGCTTCAACTCGTACTAGGCCCTTTCTCACTGTCTTTTCTATGTCTCTCGTCTGTTTATACTCAAGTTGTGTGTCTCTTCTGTGTGTCAATACATCTTATTTGTTTAGCTTCGTTCATTAGCCTGTGTAATCCTCTCTTTTGTCTCGCTTATCCCTTCGAGGTGCTTGTGTTGATTCTGCAGGAGATCAGGAGGAGCaaagggatgaggaggacagCAGACACACCCCCGTCTCCAGCCCGGCCCCTACCAAGGGTGGGGCCAGGCGCTCCAATCATCAGTCTGTAGAGTCCAccagctccaccccctcccaacCCGTCTCTGCCCCCTcgtcagcaggagaggagacccAGTCGGGCAccgagccccccctcccctctctcagctCCTCCACTGCACCCTCACTTCCTGGTGGGTGCTCTATGTCACAGCATATCTCCGGGTAATGTTTGTcggtgtatgtacagtatgattcatgtgtatgtgtcagtAATGAcctctttgccccccccccccccccccccccccccccccacgtagccccctccagcccctccccctccttaagAACGTCAGAGTCTGCACAGCAGAGACGACGCTCCCAGCGACTTGCGAGCACCCCAGTCGACGCACCCGGCGACCCCACTCCCAGCCCTGCACACGCCGACAACAGCCCCTCATCCCCCGCCAAAGAGACACGCCCGACAGAGATCGATGCATCTTCTACAGAGGGTAAGCTTCTGCAGCCTACTAACCCGTCCAAAGGAGAATTCCATACAACAATCTGCCTTATTTCTTATACAAAGAGTGTACAGTAACTCAACACTGTTCACATTTGTTTATCCTCGACTTGTCAGTATTGTTCTTTAAATTTAAATATCTGGTTCTGTCACAGGTGCAGTTCTGAACTGTGTGGAGAAGTCAGATTCCAGCCTCCATAACTACTGTGCAGGAATGCCCTCCACACCCACTCCTCCAGCACCAGCCACAGGCCAGAACCAGCTGCCTGGTGGACCCCCCGCCAATCATGCTGGGGAGAAATCTTCGCCACTAGCAGCAGGTATTGTTAGGCTAGGAAGATTGGCCATTTCTTTACATGATCATGCACCTGCCGGCATCTGTTGAGAACACATccaacatctgtgtgtgtgtgtgtgtttgcacactctctgtcttccagctcCCGGTTTGAAGACGGCAACCATCAGGACTCCCAAAATGAACAAACACACCAGAGAGCCAAGTAAGATCAAAGCGTTAAATACGGTTATTGTTATTACAGTAAATGGCGGTAGCTTGAATTCAGCAATATGTGTAGTCCGTCACACttttcacctgtctctctctccaatctaaCCTGTCTGACCTTCTGTTCCCCCCCCCAGTCATGAGCACCCTGCGGTCTGAGGACCCCTCATCCCCAGGTGACCTGGACAGCCAATTCCAGTGTCAGGTGGCCGGTTGCTCAAAAGCCTTCCGCAAAGCCAAGCTTTTGGAATACCACCTCAAATACTACCACAACGCCGACAGAGAGACCCATGACTTTGAGACGGGTTCCCCGGACAGGGTGGGCCGCACCCGGGCCACGtccacctccctgcccccatCCTCCAACCCCCAGCTGGAGGTCCCTGACAGCAAAAGACGCCGCActgtctcctcatcctcctgtaAGGCCCATAGCGGCATTATACCGGCACCGTAAATTACACTTGTTATAAAACAAGGGCCTCCCTTCTGTAAAACTGTTTGTCTTTGTCCCCAGCTCTGTCTCCCCAGGCACAAGCCCTCCAGCTGGACTGTGTCAGAGCCGGCCGGACGGGAAGGAAGAAGCGCTCGTCAGCCTCCATGAGCTCTGACAGCACTGAGGTGTCCCTTCCTCCCCCGCCCCGTGATAGGAGCCTGGACAACCTCCACGAGAAGATCCTAAAGAAGGTCATCGACAAGGACAAGTACCCAGAAACAGGTCAGTCTAGCTAGGTCTTTAaccttctctgtctcctacCATATAGACACTTATACCCCCTCTCTTCTTGACCAGTATTTTTGTCAGTTGGTCTGAACCATCCTAGGGATGACATATAGACTAACTATTCtgctattgtttttttttccaggGTTCATCAAAACTGAGAAGAAGGTCAAACTGGAGGAGAAGCCGCAGCAGCTAGGTGAGTTTGTCCTCttggtctgtctgtttgtgcctCTAACTGTGtatctcactgtctctcagagTTACATTAAGTCTcattcagagcgacttaaagtaagtacagggacattcccccgaggcaagtagggtaaagtgccttgcccaaggacacagtaaCTTTGCACGGCcaagaatcgaaccagcaaccttctgattactagcccgattccctaaccgctcagccacctgactccctgagtCGAGAGTTGAGCTGATGAGAACCGattgtgttttcaggaaagaaaaaggagaaggaCAGGGAGCGTAGGGACAGGAAGGACAAAGACCTGTTCAAACtcaaacagaagaagaagaagaagaaaaggaagaaatCCAAGGAACACAGTAAGACAACACAACACTGTCCCTTCCAACACAGTAAGACAACACAACACTGTCCCTTCCAACACAGTAAGACAACACAACACTGTCCCTTCCGACACAGTAAGACAACGCAACACTGTCCCTTCCAACACAGTAAGACAACACAACACTGTCCCTTCCAACACAGTAAGACAACACAACACTGTCCCTTCCAACACAGTAAGACAACACAACACTGTCCCTTCCAACACAGTAAGACAACACTGTCCCTTCCCAGTCGTTTTGCCCACATGGCTTCTGTTacattgacgtgtgtgtgtttcctaggCTACACGGACTTCGACGGGATGTCGCTCTCCTTCCTAGACAGGTCTTCATCTCCCCTGCATCGTTCTTCTGGCAGCGCGTtcaccttcctcacctcctcgtCGCCTTCCTCCTCTAAACACCACCAGTACCCACGCGCCATCCTGTCTGTCGACCTGACcggagagagtgagtgatcaACGACAGGCCCCAAGTCCCtaactcaacccccccccccccccccccgttccatATGCTTCTCACCCTTCTACCTCTGTTctaatttgtgtttgtatgtgtgtccccGTGTGTCCAGACCTGTCGGACGTGGACTACCTAGAGGACTCGACCACAGAGAGCCTGCTGCTGAGTGGGGACGACCTCAGCCAGGAGGACCTGGCCATGGAGGCCTTCCCTCCTGAGGAGCCGCAGGACAGCCAGGAGATAGTCCGCTGTGTCTGCCAGATGGATGAGGAGAACGGCTTCATGATCCAGGTAACGTACGACCAGCGCACACCCTGTTTACAATGTGGACACCTCACTAGTTTATACCAAGGAGGATATGTTGGGTAGCCTACATAACTCACCAGAAATAACTTGTTTTTAATTGACTCGTGGTCTAGGAACCTTCAGGTTTAGCTCATAGCAAAGCAAACTCCTGTGCTGACTTGTCTTTTAGGTATTTCTGTGGTAGTTTTAAGTGATTCTAGCTCATGTTAATGCAGTTTGGACCCCCCATGTCTGTGTGCAGTGTGAGGAGTGTATGTGCTGGCAGCACAGTGTCTGTATGGGCCTCCTTGAGGACAGTATCCCAGAACAGTACATATGTTACATCTGCAGAGACCCCCCAGGTAAGACATACACTTGTGGTCAATAAATCTCCCAAGACCTGATTATCCTGGGCTAGAACTGTGTGCCTGACATCTCTCTGACTCCTCCCAGGCCAGAGGTGGAGTGCCAAATACCTGCATGACAGGGACTGGCTGACGAAGGGTCACATGTTCGGACTGTCCTTCCTATCAGATAACTACTCCAATCAGAACTGTCAGAAGATAGTCTCCACCCATCAGCTTCTGGCCGACGCCTACAGCCTCAAGACCCTGCTCCACGGCCTCACGCTCAAGATGGACATTCTGCAGTAAGACTCCAACATATCTTTTCTGTTATTGCCTCTGCCTCTAGTCTTGTTGGTTTTTTTCTTATTATTCTTCTCAAACTTTGATGTTTTTCCCCCCCCCAGGAACAGACACAGCCCCAGCTTGCACTTCTGGGCGCGGTCTTGGGTAAACTCAGATGAGGACCAGCCAATGGGAGGGCTTCCTGACTGCCTGCACTTTCAGGAAGTCCTGGCAGACTCTGAGGACCAGAATTGTCTCCCCGACACCTATATCACCAGCGAGCACAGCTACCAGAAGCCCCCTGGGACCCCCGGTGCAGCCACTGACCCCCCCAGGATGGCTGCAGACCTTTTGGGCtgcagcagggaggagggcgaggTGGGGATGAGCCTGGAGCTCAAAACTGTCACACACTCTGTGGAACAAGGAGTAAGGATGAGCTCTGGCTACATATGTTCACTTTGAGTATGTTTGGTTTGTAGTAGTGGGTGGGCTTTTGCACTAACCACAGCATGGGTTTATTTGGTTTGTAGGAGAGGGCAGCTGTGATGTTGCCTGGTGCAGATTCAGTAGAACATGCCAGAAACTGCCTGCAGTGGCAAATGAACCTGCTGACCCATATAGAAGATGTCCAGAACCAGCTGGCCAGCAGGATGGACCTAATAGAGAAGGAGCTGGATGGTAAAAAGTTAACCGTTTGTCTGGATACACTGCACACATGTAACAAACACCCTTTTGGAGCTCCAGccttggacacaaacacacagaatgaCATCCACATTTAGAACAAAGGGAAATTAGCCAATGAGAAGCCACTGATGGACCGTTAGCTATTTATAAATAGGAATCTAATGTGACAATCAATcttactcacactctctctctttctcaccctctctttctctctctcactctttttctctctctcactctctctgtctctctgtactcacgctctctctctttctctctctctctctctctctctctctctctctctctctctctctctctctctctctctctctctctctaccccctccacaGTGTTGGAGAGTTGGCTCGACCTGTCAGGAGAGTTGGAACCCCCGGACCCCCTGGCACGGCTGCCACAGCTCAAACTACGCATCAAGCAGCTGCTCTCTGACCTCGGCAAGGTTCAGCAGATGAGCGCCCTCtgttctgtctgactgtctgtgggcACAGGGGGCCAGGCACCTGTAGCATCACCTTCCTCTGGCCACAGGGCCCCCCAACCTTACGGCCaccacaccacctccaccctaCTCATCCGCAACCTTGCGTGTTTGGCCCTGGACTGATAGAGATGGCCTCTGGACTGCCACCCTCCCCCCGCTCACCCTTGACAGCCGGCTGGCCTGCTGCACTAAGactgaaaaaaagtgttttaaaagggagagaggaaagactcTTTGAAAGGATGAAAGGTACCACTTAAAGACAGTGTTATCCTGTAGAGCTCAGGACATACCCGTCACTTTACCCACCATGCTAGCCAGCACTTGTCAGCAGACCTGTTCACTAGTGAATGGTCTGTTCTACCCAGCAGAATCCGAGAATTGCTTTTACCAGCTGTACAGTGACGGTAGACTGACAGGACAGAAGGACATACGCTTTAGCAAGCATGGTTTATAACCCAGACTTGCTGGTTGAAGATTGATGACCTGACTGAGAGTCCAGTCATCACCAGGTGGTGACTCTGTTGTGCCAAGGAAAAGCCAGGTTTACAGTGTTGTACCCCCACCCAACCTCTCCTAGGGGTAAACTAGAGGGACAAGCACCTGTGTTCACCTGTATACACCTCTTTCATTCTCTAGCCCGACCACTAAGCCCCCCTTCTTGATCTTCTTCTctactctttctcctccatctcctgacAGCTACTCCCTTCCTCCTTACCCTCTGGCTGTTGGGTCATGTGATCTCAGCGGGGCCTCTGTATGGCTGACTGGGTCAGCCAACTGCTATGAAGTTGGGTTGTGCCCAAGTAAGCTAAAGCACATGCTTCATGTGTCACCATTTTTTGGAAATGTTTGTACAGTTTTTCATAACTGTAAAGATGAGGAAATCTAAAAAGGCATAAGAGGACAAAATATACTTGAAGATGCCTGTTTATTTAGCATTTCTATTAAcatgtaaaaaatgtgttttagaaCCAATAGGGTTAAAAACTTGAAGTTGATTTTCATTGACATATACAGCTGTACATTCAGAGTTTATTTAAGACTGTTCCTATGTGATTTACTACATGTACAACTTCAATAAAATGATATTCTGGATATTTACCATGTCCCTTTTATCGTTTCCCACCCAACTAGCTCTCTCAACCGCGGGGTGGAGTAAATGAGGCATTAGTCTGTCTAGGAGAAGCTGTTTTAGTACAGTGTTCCAGACTTagccaccacccaccacccacccGTCAGCTCAGTCCAAGTAGCTGGTTAACTCTTTGTACTGAAGTCTAATAATGATGTAACCCCTTTACATATGGCCACAGTAGATTATTTATAGTAATATAAAAGGAAAAACCACTGTAATAGGATGTTATGTGATGATAAATTACCAGCAGGACAGCCTAATTAATAAACATTGGTTTATTACAACTGCAAGCTATGAAATAAGCTTTCCCCTCCCCAGCTCAGAAGTGTTAGTGTACTGTACACTCTACTGTACATTTGGCAATGATTGACCATGTAAGGTTGACCTCACAACCGTATAAGTTGTCTTCCAGGTCTTTCACCCACACCTGTGCCATGACAAGCTGCGTCAATTCTATGAGATACGCAGATAGTAATCACTGGTAAGGTTCCCTGAACCCTGGCACAGGTCATAGGTCGGCCTCTTACCCACCCACAATAGCAAAAATTAAAAATGTTTTCAATACAGATGTGACCAGCAGCCCTCTGACTCCACAGGTCACTGAATGAGGTTACCAAAGGTTATTGAGTGAGGTAACAAGAGGTCAGAAAAGTGTCAGAagtaacatttagtcatttagcagacgctctgatCCAGAGCGAAGTTGAGTATTGTAGGTGGTGAGGAAGTGGTTTCACTTCCCAAATAAAACACTGTTAATTGTCATACTGTTGGTTTCTGAAACAACTTTATTGATACCACTTTGACAATATGAAAGTAAATGGACCGTGTTTAGCTTGATTCAGCCATGCTCGTACTACCTTGTAACTAAAGCCCAGCTTAAACCTGAGGTAATAGCCAATCTCACACAGTTCAGGAAAGGTAGCATAGACAAAGAATACAGTGGCTGACTAGTACTAGATGACATTGTGTACAAATGATACTGTACATAGAGAACAGGACAGTTGAGTATTATGGAGTGTGACCAGCAGAATAACAAAGTCCGGATCGTTGGAATGATTCTTATCACTGCTTTGAGTCTGGTACAGAATCCTCTGGAGTTAAATGGTTAGTATTGGTTGGCAAACAAACTTGAAATGAATATTTAAGGATGAGAGAGGATACAGTAGATATTTTTGTCTTTCAGTCTCatggtttgaaatgtttgtGAAAAGTTAAATAAAAGTTGATTGTTCGTTACCACTGATATGGTTTATGGAGTTTCAGCACATACAGGCCTGGGACAGGCACTGGCTTGTCTGGTTGTGTCTCGTAGGTTTTGGGCCTCATTTTTTGTCCTGAGGAATTGTCTTTAGGCTGTGCAGACCTTCTCTGCAGAAGCATAGATATGATTGGCCATTCCCGTGGAGCCGTAAATGAAATTTGCTGCTGCAGATGAAGTGTTGATGTGATTGGTCCGTTCTGTGTGAGTGCTAACTGTGGCAGGGTTGGGCAAAGCCAGGTTCAATAGGTTGGCACAGGTGGGTAGATAGACATGCTGCACCTTGTCCACCTCTGAGCGACACACTGGGCACACCTGGGCAGAAGACACAGACTGTTAGAACTGAGCTGCTGTGTTCCAAGAACCTTTACCATGTTATGATATGCTACTAATTTCAAACGTGGATCAGTTGTGATTTGAAGCAGCTTGCTCTGATTGACACTTTATACCCAGCAGCTATATGCTAAAAAAAGTCCTTAAAAAGAAATAAGTTGACTGAAGCCTTCCTTTCAAAGGTTAGTCGTGGAGAGTAAATTAATGTTCCGCAAAGACTACCCCTGCATGGCACTGTGTGCTCACTACATACTATAGTTCACCAGGTCACTGCAGCTTTAAACTGCCAGTGCACAGACGGCCTGTCTAACCGCCCCCTAAGCTTAAACTTCACGTAAACACCAGATAACCCCTGGGCCAGAGTCCTCACCTCCAGCTGGGCAGCACAGCTCTGGCAGCAGACCAGGTGGCCACAGGGGCAGAAGGCAGCATCGATCTCTTCctgacagcacaccacacacagtagTGCCTCCCGCAAGCGGagcaccacctcctccagggccCGGCTCTGCTTGCACCCCTCACACTCCGCGTCCCCTCCGACTTCTGGGCTGGCCGGGGAGGAGGTCGTCTGAATTCCCCTGTTGGCGTGGTAGAGGACCCGGCGCGCGTGGTCGTAGGCTTCTTTGGCGGTGCGGCTGACATCAAACAAGTACTTCCGGCCCAGCGGGATGTTGTGGTTGAAGAGGGCCGCAAAGTGGCCGGTGAAGTCACGACTGTACTGCAGCCTTACGTCCTCCCCCACCGTGTCACACCTGGGAACAAATCACACATCAGACACAAGGAAATCCAGTATGAAAGTGTTGTGCAGCAGGATTGAAGGTGTGAGTTAGCTGTATTGCTTTTattattggggggggggctaaccTGTAGAACGTGTGTGTCTCAGTCAGGGAGCGGTAGAGCCCTccagctgctctgctgctgaCCATCTTGAACAAGAAGATGTCACTTTCTCCGTTGTCCTTGGCAACagtcaaataaacattccttCCTGTCTGGGTGGCTATCTGGACGAGGGAATAGTCAatcctggggaggagaggcagacaagAGAAACAAGGAAGGAGTCAGCGTTGAACTCATGCCCAGGCAGCAtcacatgattttttttttttattgttgttagTGGTTACCTATTAGTGACACTGAGGTCCTCTTGGCAGGTGACGATGCCCTCAGGCCCCACACCCACAGATAGCACCTGTCCCTCTGAGTCACGGGCCCGGTGCCACTCCACCCCATAGTGCTCTGCAGACGCCACAAGCTGCAGGACAGAATACTCTGCGGAGGCTCGGTTCCTCCCCTCCAGCTGCCTGTGCTTCTCCATGATGCTGTAGGACACATGGAAGAGGAGCTGTTAAAGTCACACTCGTTCATTTCTTAGTCTCATTGTTTAGctagtctggaggggatggacAGTCTAAAAAACCTGTTTATAAAACGTATCTTCTGGTCAACTGTTGGATGTATTTTATTACCTGTTGATGGTAATGTTGTCAGGCTGGTGTCTGAGGAGTTGTTGATAAAGTTGGCTGTACTGGTCTGACGGGGGGCTCAAGTCTCCGTATTCAACCTGAGCCATCAAGACACACAGCTCCACAGCCTGCTCCTTCACTACCTGCAGACTCCCTGAACACAGCTGCTCCTTCACCTGGAGGAAGAACAGGTGTctggaagaaagagggaggggaggatgtgatgaggaggagaggcaccTTCAGACACCTGTGTTCTCTTTATAGTGAAGTGAACAGCTGTATAAACCTTATCTCTACTGCCCCAATAAGATCACTACTGACTACTAGACCTTGGTCAAGATATGTTACATACAGTTGCAGTATAATTCTATACTCCAAACGTTTGCTCAATCTTAGCAGTCTCTACAGTGGGTCTGTGAATGTGTCAGTGCAGGCTGTACGATGTTTGAAGACATGGTCACAAACTGTGATGTCAGTGCGTCAACATGCTCTAGAAGTGCAAACTCAAACTGTTAACTGTTCCTCAACTATGCAGTCCACAAAGGAATAGATGGAAAAAGCCTTCAAATCTCATATTCCCTTAATTACAAACATTAAACAAACTAAATAAATTAAGAATTAAAGTAAGTACAAAGATAGGAACTAAATTGAATATTTGTGTGTAAATCTTGTTTTGTCTGCTAGGGCTTATTACACAAAGTTGAGCAGGATACTGTAGTTTACCGTTATAGAACTCAACCACAATAGCCTATAGAATGTCTTTGTGTGCCCTCAACAATAGTTACAATAGACCAGTGTGCTAGCCCGTCCAGGCCTCACAAACAGCTCATATCCGCGTTGAGGAGGAGTTGAGGAGAAAAAAGAAGCCCAATTCACCAAAGTTATTATGTAAGTAGTGCTTTACGTGTCTGTTCAGGCACACCACCTTTTACGTAACAGTACGGACAGAAGGCAGTGTGTCAGCCGCACAGTAGCCTAAAGCAGTAACCCCATATGCAGACAGTGTTTCAGGAATTTAATACGGACCACAAGTATATGATTTACAACACGCGTATGAACCTAGTCTGATTCTGGAGGATCAGATGTGGATCAACCAGAAACTTGACCCGAAGCTCCAGTCGGCATTGGGACAAGCTGTCCAGCTGCTGGCAGACTGGGTTTCTCAGGTTCAGCCATAACCGCTCTCCTCTACTGCCGCAGAACTGCAGGCCAAAATAGTCGACCTCGATGATGTCCAGCTGCCTACACACCTGCACATAGAAATGAAACATGTGATTCATACTTATTTATAGGCTTGTTACAATATGCTGAACCAAATAGTTTTTTCATGATTATCTCTACGGCTTTGATCAACATTCTAAATAGAAAATAATGTATATGGGGCAACCCCAGTTTAGGTTGGAATATTGAGTAACATTGTCTGagagtttaataaaaaaaatttaCCTTCTGTAGGCAGTCGTCTCCGTTTGCCTTGGCATCAACTTCCAACTCCATCACCACCGAGTCAGGTCGCGTTACGTAGCAAAGCATGTTAAGTTCCAGTACGTGCAGTTCTGCAGCAGAGAGACTGGCGTGACCGTGTACCCCCACAGCAGCTACACCACGGACAGCACCGAAAAGACCGGGTACACTGTATTTGAACAACTGTCTTGCAGTCACCGCCCACTTTTGCACAAAACTTCCACAGCTAAAGCCGATTAAATCTCTTCCACTCATGCTAAGGCTAACCTAGATCGGGGTGGAGAGCACCCCCTGGTGTACAACACTAAGCAGTGGCGTGATTATTTACTGCATGT comes from Hypomesus transpacificus isolate Combined female chromosome 2, fHypTra1, whole genome shotgun sequence and encodes:
- the phf20l1 gene encoding PHD finger protein 20-like protein 1 isoform X3, coding for MSKKPPNRPGISFEVGSRVEAQDYLKKWYPSRIEEVDFEEGKMLVHFDRWSHRYDEWIPWDSTRLRPLERSAIRKEGLKEDEEMTERLSEMTASRLGELPGSTESAGDQSDLPPQRQELRDGEEVLARWTDCRYYPAKIESFNKDTGTYTVQFYDGVVRCVKRIHIKSMPEDAKGQKDWVALVKAASAAARNRGNSKPRTSANSNKNRDEGRGERSEDEDAEDDFDDDEQEEESNSDKPGDQEEQRDEEDSRHTPVSSPAPTKGGARRSNHQSVESTSSTPSQPVSAPSSAGEETQSGTEPPLPSLSSSTAPSLPAPSSPSPSLRTSESAQQRRRSQRLASTPVDAPGDPTPSPAHADNSPSSPAKETRPTEIDASSTEGAVLNCVEKSDSSLHNYCAGMPSTPTPPAPATGQNQLPGGPPANHAGEKSSPLAAAPGLKTATIRTPKMNKHTREPIMSTLRSEDPSSPGDLDSQFQCQVAGCSKAFRKAKLLEYHLKYYHNADRETHDFETGSPDRVGRTRATSTSLPPSSNPQLEVPDSKRRRTVSSSSSLSPQAQALQLDCVRAGRTGRKKRSSASMSSDSTEVSLPPPPRDRSLDNLHEKILKKVIDKDKYPETGFIKTEKKVKLEEKPQQLGKKKEKDRERRDRKDKDLFKLKQKKKKKKRKKSKEHSYTDFDGMSLSFLDRSSSPLHRSSGSAFTFLTSSSPSSSKHHQYPRAILSVDLTGENLSDVDYLEDSTTESLLLSGDDLSQEDLAMEAFPPEEPQDSQEIVRCVCQMDEENGFMIQCEECMCWQHSVCMGLLEDSIPEQYICYICRDPPGQRWSAKYLHDRDWLTKGHMFGLSFLSDNYSNQNCQKIVSTHQLLADAYSLKTLLHGLTLKMDILQNRHSPSLHFWARSWVNSDEDQPMGGLPDCLHFQEVLADSEDQNCLPDTYITSEHSYQKPPGTPGAATDPPRMAADLLGCSREEGEVGMSLELKTVTHSVEQGERAAVMLPGADSVEHARNCLQWQMNLLTHIEDVQNQLASRMDLIEKELDVLESWLDLSGELEPPDPLARLPQLKLRIKQLLSDLGKVQQMSALCSV
- the phf20l1 gene encoding PHD finger protein 20-like protein 1 isoform X1; translated protein: MSKKPPNRPGISFEVGSRVEAQDYLKKWYPSRIEEVDFEEGKMLVHFDRWSHRYDEWIPWDSTRLRPLERSAIRKEGLKEDEEMTERLSEMTASRLGELPGSTESAGDQSDLPPQRQELRDGEEVLARWTDCRYYPAKIESFNKDTGTYTVQFYDGVVRCVKRIHIKSMPEDAKGQKDWVALVKAASAAARNRGNSKPRTSANSNKNRDEGRGERSEDEDAEDDFDDDEQEEESNSDKPGACVDSAGDQEEQRDEEDSRHTPVSSPAPTKGGARRSNHQSVESTSSTPSQPVSAPSSAGEETQSGTEPPLPSLSSSTAPSLPAPSSPSPSLRTSESAQQRRRSQRLASTPVDAPGDPTPSPAHADNSPSSPAKETRPTEIDASSTEGAVLNCVEKSDSSLHNYCAGMPSTPTPPAPATGQNQLPGGPPANHAGEKSSPLAAAPGLKTATIRTPKMNKHTREPIMSTLRSEDPSSPGDLDSQFQCQVAGCSKAFRKAKLLEYHLKYYHNADRETHDFETGSPDRVGRTRATSTSLPPSSNPQLEVPDSKRRRTVSSSSSLSPQAQALQLDCVRAGRTGRKKRSSASMSSDSTEVSLPPPPRDRSLDNLHEKILKKVIDKDKYPETGFIKTEKKVKLEEKPQQLGKKKEKDRERRDRKDKDLFKLKQKKKKKKRKKSKEHSYTDFDGMSLSFLDRSSSPLHRSSGSAFTFLTSSSPSSSKHHQYPRAILSVDLTGENLSDVDYLEDSTTESLLLSGDDLSQEDLAMEAFPPEEPQDSQEIVRCVCQMDEENGFMIQCEECMCWQHSVCMGLLEDSIPEQYICYICRDPPGQRWSAKYLHDRDWLTKGHMFGLSFLSDNYSNQNCQKIVSTHQLLADAYSLKTLLHGLTLKMDILQNRHSPSLHFWARSWVNSDEDQPMGGLPDCLHFQEVLADSEDQNCLPDTYITSEHSYQKPPGTPGAATDPPRMAADLLGCSREEGEVGMSLELKTVTHSVEQGERAAVMLPGADSVEHARNCLQWQMNLLTHIEDVQNQLASRMDLIEKELDVLESWLDLSGELEPPDPLARLPQLKLRIKQLLSDLGKVQQMSALCSV